A genome region from Phaeobacter sp. A36a-5a includes the following:
- a CDS encoding paraquat-inducible protein A, with the protein MDIEQLIACPVCDVLHRDQAVAAHTVARCARCGTVLAAPRTGAMTRIAMLSLTALILLVAAAGFPFLELKAQGLSHRASVLDAVMAFSRGPMAPLSLATGLLIVLLPAARFSALIYTLAPMALGWHPAPRAAAVYRWAEKLKPWAMAEIFIIGVAVALVKVSGLAQVGLGPAFWAFAALLVVTILTDNSICRLTVWKTLKTRSAS; encoded by the coding sequence ATGGATATCGAACAGCTAATTGCCTGTCCTGTCTGCGACGTGCTGCACCGCGACCAGGCTGTGGCGGCGCATACGGTGGCCAGATGCGCCCGATGTGGCACGGTGCTGGCGGCCCCCAGAACCGGTGCCATGACCCGGATCGCGATGTTGTCGCTGACCGCTCTGATCCTGCTGGTCGCCGCTGCCGGTTTCCCGTTTCTGGAGCTGAAGGCGCAGGGGTTGTCTCATCGGGCCTCGGTGCTGGATGCGGTCATGGCCTTCTCGCGCGGGCCGATGGCGCCGCTGTCTCTGGCGACCGGTCTCCTGATCGTTCTGTTGCCTGCCGCACGCTTCAGCGCGCTGATCTACACCTTGGCGCCGATGGCTCTGGGCTGGCACCCTGCGCCGCGCGCTGCAGCTGTCTATCGCTGGGCGGAGAAGCTGAAACCCTGGGCGATGGCAGAGATATTCATCATCGGTGTGGCGGTGGCCCTTGTCAAAGTCTCCGGCCTGGCGCAGGTCGGGCTGGGGCCTGCGTTCTGGGCCTTTGCAGCGCTGCTGGTGGTGACAATCCTGACCGACAATTCGATTTGCAGGCTGACTGTATGGAAAACACTGAAGACGCGCAGCGCTTCCTGA
- a CDS encoding M20 family peptidase translates to MRTIFRKSLLGLLGVFVVMLAVLAINTMRYQADIRTDVAAYSLGADIGQATELLSRAIQFETDSTKPDAADFSAFTDFLQQAFPGVFAAVDLEMMAANTPLLRWQGTDPDLAPVLLAAHYDVVPIAPGSLDRWDHPPFAGVVADGYIWGRGTLDNKGALIAMLSAAEHLIQEDFTPKRSVYFSFGGDEEVGGDGARSVAKHLNQQGIQLAWTLDEGSFVLDNVIPGLDVPVASINLSEKGFLTVKLVAEAEGGHSALPPKMTAVGRIARAVDRVQNSPLEGGLDGVTAEFFDALGRHFTLDKRALFANQWLFSPLLETGLSNAASTNAMLRTTTAPTMLSGSNKANVLPTEATATINFRLHPRDTAEHVIAHIAKVIDDPEIDIVFDPAAVREASPVASSSAQGFEDIESSILSVFGEIASVPGLTIAATDARHYAQASDNAYRINPFLVEDDDIARFHGTNERLSVANLERGINFFGALITRQ, encoded by the coding sequence ATGCGGACGATTTTTCGAAAGAGCCTGCTTGGGCTTTTGGGTGTGTTTGTGGTCATGCTCGCCGTCCTTGCGATCAATACGATGCGATATCAGGCTGACATACGGACCGATGTGGCAGCCTATAGCCTGGGTGCGGATATTGGGCAGGCGACGGAGTTGCTGTCCCGGGCTATTCAGTTTGAGACGGATAGCACCAAACCCGATGCAGCTGATTTCAGCGCCTTCACGGATTTTCTTCAGCAGGCGTTTCCGGGCGTCTTTGCAGCTGTGGATCTGGAGATGATGGCTGCGAACACGCCGCTCCTGAGGTGGCAGGGAACTGATCCTGACCTCGCCCCCGTTCTTCTGGCAGCGCATTATGACGTCGTGCCCATCGCACCGGGATCATTGGATCGCTGGGATCATCCGCCGTTCGCCGGTGTGGTTGCCGACGGCTATATCTGGGGGCGCGGGACGTTGGACAACAAGGGCGCGCTGATCGCAATGCTCAGCGCGGCCGAGCATCTCATCCAAGAGGATTTCACCCCCAAACGGTCTGTCTACTTTAGCTTCGGTGGCGATGAGGAAGTTGGTGGGGACGGCGCGCGGTCTGTCGCCAAACATCTGAACCAACAGGGGATCCAACTGGCCTGGACATTGGACGAAGGGTCTTTTGTACTCGACAACGTGATCCCCGGGCTCGATGTGCCGGTGGCAAGTATCAACCTGTCCGAAAAAGGCTTTCTGACAGTGAAACTGGTGGCAGAGGCCGAGGGTGGGCATTCTGCTCTGCCACCCAAGATGACGGCTGTCGGGCGTATCGCCCGCGCGGTTGATCGCGTGCAGAATTCACCGCTGGAAGGTGGGCTTGACGGAGTGACGGCTGAGTTCTTTGATGCTTTGGGTCGTCACTTTACCTTGGACAAGCGCGCATTGTTTGCGAACCAATGGCTGTTCAGCCCCCTGCTTGAAACGGGGCTTTCGAATGCGGCCTCGACCAATGCGATGCTGCGCACGACGACAGCGCCAACCATGTTGAGCGGATCAAACAAGGCCAATGTTCTGCCGACCGAGGCGACCGCCACGATCAACTTCAGACTTCATCCGCGGGATACTGCCGAACATGTGATTGCGCATATCGCGAAGGTCATTGACGACCCTGAGATTGACATCGTTTTTGATCCTGCGGCGGTGCGCGAAGCCTCTCCTGTTGCAAGCTCATCTGCGCAGGGGTTCGAGGATATCGAGAGTTCGATCCTGTCGGTTTTTGGCGAGATTGCTTCCGTTCCCGGCCTGACAATTGCGGCGACGGATGCCCGCCACTACGCACAGGCTTCGGACAACGCATATCGCATCAATCCGTTCCTGGTCGAAGACGATGATATTGCGCGTTTTCATGGAACGAATGAACGCCTGTCGGTTGCAAACCTGGAGCGCGGGATCAATTTCTTTGGCGCCCTCATAACCAGACAGTAG
- a CDS encoding RidA family protein, with product MPRQFITDVPGVPTSRSPISQAVVVGNTCHISGQLAVYEDGYRPGSAAEETDRAFDLVFKIAAAAGFSLEEIVYVDIAFSDIERDLAEVNEVCRTRFSQFPARTIYEAARLPYGAKIKIQAIAMKDGL from the coding sequence ATGCCACGCCAATTTATCACCGACGTCCCGGGTGTCCCCACATCACGCTCGCCGATTTCTCAAGCGGTCGTCGTTGGGAATACCTGCCATATCTCGGGTCAATTGGCCGTATATGAGGACGGCTACCGACCCGGCAGCGCAGCCGAAGAGACTGACAGGGCTTTCGATCTGGTGTTTAAAATCGCTGCCGCAGCGGGGTTCTCTTTGGAAGAGATCGTTTATGTGGATATCGCGTTTTCTGACATTGAACGGGATCTGGCGGAGGTAAATGAAGTCTGCCGAACGCGGTTCTCGCAGTTTCCGGCAAGGACGATCTATGAGGCTGCGCGACTGCCTTATGGTGCAAAAATCAAGATACAGGCCATCGCAATGAAAGACGGCCTGTGA
- a CDS encoding ATP-dependent zinc protease family protein, with product MLVVGWQERVDLPLLGLTNLKAKIDTGARTSALHATDIVTFERDGVPWVRFHTRFDDDSHDTDVESPIHDQREIKNTSGIPETRIVIRTRFRISDRLWKIDLSLTERTEMKFRMIVGRTALRGHSILVNPAKRNLTAPKPAAAIVGRRKNS from the coding sequence ATGCTCGTTGTCGGCTGGCAGGAACGGGTTGATCTCCCGCTTCTTGGACTTACGAACCTGAAGGCGAAAATCGATACAGGTGCGCGCACATCGGCGCTTCATGCTACAGATATTGTGACGTTCGAACGCGACGGCGTTCCCTGGGTTCGTTTTCACACACGGTTCGACGATGATTCACACGACACCGATGTGGAATCTCCGATCCATGATCAGCGCGAGATCAAGAACACCAGCGGCATTCCGGAAACCCGGATCGTTATCCGGACCAGATTTCGGATATCGGACCGCTTGTGGAAGATCGATCTGTCGCTGACCGAGCGTACCGAGATGAAATTCCGCATGATCGTGGGGCGCACGGCCCTGCGCGGGCATTCCATCCTGGTGAACCCCGCCAAGCGCAATTTGACGGCACCGAAACCAGCAGCCGCAATCGTCGGCAGAAGGAAAAACTCATGA
- a CDS encoding succinylglutamate desuccinylase/aspartoacylase family protein produces the protein MIKRPGFDIGGELIPPGTRRTVDLPVSSLSDHTPVNMSAHVVHGKTEGPVVFVSAGVHGDEVIGIEIVRRLLKSPALRGLKGTLIVVPIVNSFGFINRSRYLPDRRDLNRSFPGNEGGSLAARLAHLFLKEIVSRSDVGIDLHSAAIHRINYPQVRVSPEDAVAREMADVFGAPIIMESAIRQGSLRNSAKELGKTVLLYEAGEGLRFDEVSVRAGQAGILRVMKSLGMISARGVAPAKARPQFCPSSKWLRAPMGGLFRSLKADGDPVRQGDVLGVVSDPFGEEETEVVAPFDGIIVGRAVLPVVNEGDAVFHLARVQSMKQAENAMDDHSSQLADDPMFDEDEII, from the coding sequence ATGATCAAACGCCCGGGGTTTGATATCGGCGGGGAGCTGATCCCGCCCGGCACCCGGCGCACCGTTGATCTGCCTGTCAGTTCACTGTCAGACCATACGCCGGTGAATATGTCAGCCCATGTCGTTCATGGCAAAACGGAGGGGCCGGTTGTCTTCGTCAGCGCAGGGGTGCACGGCGACGAGGTGATTGGCATCGAAATCGTACGGCGACTGCTGAAATCACCTGCGTTGCGGGGCCTCAAGGGCACGTTGATTGTGGTTCCGATTGTGAACTCTTTTGGGTTCATTAACCGGTCCAGATATCTGCCGGACAGGCGGGATCTGAACCGCTCTTTCCCTGGGAACGAGGGCGGATCGCTTGCTGCGCGTCTTGCGCATCTGTTCCTGAAGGAGATCGTGTCGCGCTCTGACGTCGGGATCGATCTCCATTCGGCGGCGATCCACCGGATCAACTATCCGCAGGTGCGCGTGTCGCCGGAGGATGCCGTGGCACGGGAGATGGCGGATGTCTTCGGCGCGCCGATCATCATGGAATCGGCGATACGACAGGGATCCCTGCGAAACTCGGCAAAGGAGCTGGGAAAGACCGTTCTGCTCTATGAGGCGGGTGAGGGTCTGCGATTTGATGAGGTTTCGGTGCGCGCCGGGCAGGCGGGCATTCTCAGGGTGATGAAATCATTGGGGATGATTTCCGCCCGCGGCGTGGCGCCCGCCAAGGCGCGCCCGCAGTTCTGCCCGTCCAGCAAATGGCTGCGGGCGCCGATGGGTGGCCTGTTTCGCAGCCTGAAGGCAGACGGCGATCCGGTGCGCCAGGGCGACGTACTGGGGGTGGTGTCTGATCCCTTTGGCGAAGAAGAAACCGAGGTCGTCGCGCCGTTCGATGGTATCATCGTGGGGCGGGCGGTACTGCCGGTGGTGAACGAAGGTGACGCCGTGTTCCATCTGGCGCGGGTTCAATCCATGAAACAGGCCGAGAATGCCATGGATGATCATTCATCACAGCTCGCGGATGATCCCATGTTCGACGAGGATGAGATCATCTGA
- a CDS encoding PqiC family protein has product MKKAVLLTLTLLAMAACAPTNDARYLISAAPGEKIANLRSRTIEVRLASLPSYAAASDMVAEGEGGALFALGGAQWADDPARGIAAALARGLTERTGASAAIEPWPLNTGPDARLDVRVDQAYARADGVFELTGQFAVSSPEGTVREFVKRFDIQTPVSGEGPSATADALALALADLARQISLAM; this is encoded by the coding sequence ATGAAAAAAGCCGTGTTACTGACGCTGACCCTTCTTGCGATGGCAGCCTGTGCTCCGACCAATGATGCCCGGTATCTGATCTCTGCGGCCCCGGGCGAGAAGATAGCCAATCTGCGCTCCCGTACGATTGAGGTCCGGCTGGCCTCTCTGCCGTCTTATGCGGCTGCGTCCGATATGGTCGCCGAGGGGGAAGGCGGCGCGCTCTTTGCGCTTGGTGGTGCGCAATGGGCGGATGATCCGGCTCGCGGCATAGCCGCCGCCCTGGCCCGTGGGCTGACGGAACGCACTGGCGCCTCTGCCGCAATCGAACCCTGGCCGCTGAACACCGGCCCTGACGCCCGTCTGGATGTAAGGGTGGACCAGGCCTATGCGCGTGCTGACGGAGTATTCGAGCTGACAGGCCAGTTCGCGGTCTCCTCCCCCGAAGGCACAGTGCGGGAATTTGTTAAGCGTTTCGACATCCAGACACCCGTCAGCGGTGAAGGGCCATCCGCAACCGCCGATGCGCTCGCCCTGGCCCTGGCGGACCTCGCCCGGCAGATCTCTCTGGCAATGTAG
- a CDS encoding cupin domain-containing protein: MTGKTDNTKSAQTSAARTTSARSSDVVRHPFSDVARQLTEAAPFDVVFETPEVTVELYAPVGIDKQKPHERDELYIVATGTGTFSRGDELVPFGPGDLLFVPAHVPHRFESFTDDFKVWVIFYGDVRFKETGAHPK, translated from the coding sequence ATGACCGGTAAGACAGACAACACCAAATCCGCGCAGACATCAGCTGCGCGAACCACATCGGCAAGATCAAGCGACGTGGTACGACACCCTTTTTCTGATGTTGCTAGACAGCTGACCGAAGCGGCGCCCTTTGACGTCGTGTTCGAGACGCCTGAGGTGACCGTGGAACTCTACGCGCCTGTCGGCATAGACAAACAGAAACCGCATGAGCGGGATGAACTCTATATTGTCGCGACCGGTACAGGTACTTTTTCGCGCGGTGACGAGTTGGTGCCATTCGGGCCAGGCGATCTGCTTTTCGTTCCCGCCCACGTGCCGCATCGCTTTGAGAGCTTCACTGACGACTTTAAGGTCTGGGTGATCTTCTATGGAGATGTGCGGTTCAAAGAGACAGGTGCCCATCCGAAATAG
- a CDS encoding paraquat-inducible protein A yields MENTEDAQRFLTAAVAGLVGCRACGTANPGGARSCGCCGSSLEPAGPGGLQRVWAWLVAGMIAYVPANLYPMLRTTTFGRSSENTLIGGIAELFSHGAYGVAFIVFLASIVIPVAKFLAIAYLAVSVRRPAALGSHGRLVLYEIVEFIGRWSMIDVFVVAILTALVQLDFAAAITPGVAAVSFALSVAFTMLAAQSFDPRLIWNAEKREYE; encoded by the coding sequence ATGGAAAACACTGAAGACGCGCAGCGCTTCCTGACCGCCGCTGTGGCCGGTCTGGTCGGCTGCCGCGCCTGCGGCACGGCGAACCCCGGAGGCGCGCGGTCCTGTGGCTGCTGCGGCAGCAGCCTGGAGCCTGCCGGGCCGGGTGGCCTCCAGCGTGTCTGGGCCTGGCTCGTGGCGGGGATGATCGCCTATGTTCCCGCCAACCTATACCCGATGTTGCGGACCACCACCTTTGGTCGCAGCTCCGAGAATACACTGATTGGCGGCATAGCCGAGCTGTTCAGCCATGGCGCCTATGGGGTTGCCTTTATCGTTTTCCTTGCGAGCATCGTAATCCCGGTCGCAAAATTCCTGGCCATCGCCTATCTTGCAGTTTCGGTCCGAAGGCCCGCAGCCTTGGGCAGCCATGGTCGACTGGTGCTCTACGAGATTGTCGAATTCATCGGACGGTGGTCGATGATCGATGTTTTTGTCGTGGCGATCCTGACCGCCCTGGTCCAGCTGGATTTTGCGGCGGCCATCACGCCGGGAGTTGCAGCGGTCAGTTTTGCATTGTCGGTTGCCTTCACTATGCTGGCAGCTCAAAGTTTCGATCCGCGCCTGATCTGGAACGCGGAAAAGCGAGAATATGAATGA
- a CDS encoding MurR/RpiR family transcriptional regulator, whose amino-acid sequence MKSPANSLQNRDIPPQNAQLSPVDLISVLRRTDGSFASQEQKVADFVLENLNTISSMTIGDLADKCGVSKPTVIRFCRSLGCEGYRDFKLRLAQNVAVSAQYLFGDADDSSNSGHSTLDQVLGAVFATLNVMRRQVDVDQLMQAKAGILGKRQILFAGIGGGSSTVAQEASNRFFRLGIPSFFVSDSYVLQMRAAALGPEDVLFLVSASGEADAIVGAAEVANGYGATTISVTKPETRLSLQTKISIHTDLPEDNDIYKPTASRYAHLAIIDTLAMMVAQEQSSETKENLRRIRASLTAYHGRTGPQPLGD is encoded by the coding sequence TTGAAAAGCCCCGCCAACTCGCTGCAGAACCGAGATATCCCGCCGCAAAATGCGCAGCTGAGCCCCGTTGATCTGATCTCCGTCCTACGTCGCACGGACGGTAGTTTTGCGTCGCAGGAGCAGAAGGTGGCGGATTTTGTGCTGGAGAACCTCAATACCATCAGCTCGATGACAATTGGGGATCTGGCAGACAAATGCGGTGTCAGCAAACCCACGGTTATTCGTTTCTGTCGCAGCCTTGGTTGCGAGGGCTACCGGGATTTCAAGCTGCGGCTCGCTCAGAATGTTGCGGTCAGTGCCCAATATCTGTTCGGCGACGCAGACGATTCATCGAACTCAGGCCATTCAACGCTCGATCAGGTTCTGGGAGCGGTATTTGCCACCCTGAATGTGATGCGGCGTCAGGTTGATGTTGACCAGCTGATGCAGGCCAAAGCCGGGATTCTGGGGAAACGCCAAATTCTGTTTGCCGGAATAGGCGGTGGATCGTCCACAGTCGCACAGGAAGCATCGAACCGGTTTTTCCGCCTTGGCATCCCGTCATTCTTTGTCAGCGACAGCTACGTCCTGCAAATGCGCGCGGCTGCGCTTGGTCCGGAAGACGTTCTGTTTCTGGTGTCGGCAAGCGGTGAAGCGGATGCAATTGTGGGGGCGGCAGAAGTCGCCAATGGATATGGCGCAACAACCATCAGCGTGACGAAACCCGAAACACGCTTGTCATTGCAGACAAAGATCTCAATTCACACCGATCTGCCCGAAGACAACGACATCTATAAGCCAACCGCATCCCGCTATGCGCATCTGGCCATCATCGACACGCTTGCCATGATGGTCGCGCAGGAACAGTCCAGTGAGACCAAGGAAAACCTGAGGCGCATTCGTGCGTCCCTGACCGCCTACCATGGCCGGACAGGCCCGCAACCGCTTGGCGATTGA
- a CDS encoding MlaD family protein — MSTPEPAPMTIAAQRVSPWRNLSLVWLVPLAALAVSLGVAWKAYSDRGVLIRITFENASGIVANETTVRYRDVVIGQVEDVGFAEDLSKVAVWARIDKKVAPYLDQDAAFWVVRPEVSARGISGLSTVLSGVYIEGAWDQDRGSAEISFEGADRPPLVQPGRGGRRITLRTNDGRMISEGAPVLFRGIEVGRLESPRLTVSGNSIVVDAFIEAPHDQRINSATRFWDTSGFSVSIGASGLSLDVDSIASLVAGGIEFDTVFDGGRPISSGAVFDIHPDEAAARRTAFARSLTGGVAVSVAFGESVAGLTSGAAVKLGGVKVGEVSSLNAAIENGTDEAEVRLIAKLMLEPSLMGLPPGAGETEVLDFLEQATAGGLRARLAAAGLFSSELIVELVTLDAAEPALFNRNAEPFPELPSAPSDLPDFTATAEGALERISELPVEELMAQAIATLASIESLASAESTRQAPAAAVALLDETRSLVADPETRALPGELRAAVADLRDILSELQQGRAVASLTEALEQGSQAASSLAAASEELPALVSDFRALAAKANALEAEEFIRSASQLMQSADSMIDSDGARALPPALTSALDEMRLTLSELRGGGLVNNANATMASARSAADTVAAAAEGLPALSARLERLVAQSETLITAYGARSNFNSEALDALREFKSAARSVSQLARKIERDPNSLLFGK; from the coding sequence ATGAGCACCCCTGAACCCGCCCCGATGACCATCGCTGCGCAGCGTGTCTCGCCCTGGCGGAACCTCTCTCTGGTCTGGCTGGTACCGCTGGCTGCTTTGGCCGTATCGCTTGGGGTAGCCTGGAAGGCCTATAGTGATCGCGGCGTCCTGATCCGCATCACTTTTGAGAACGCCTCGGGCATCGTGGCCAATGAAACGACAGTGCGCTATCGCGACGTTGTTATCGGCCAGGTCGAGGATGTGGGGTTTGCCGAGGACCTGAGCAAGGTCGCCGTATGGGCGCGTATCGACAAGAAGGTTGCCCCTTATCTGGATCAGGATGCCGCCTTCTGGGTGGTGCGCCCCGAAGTCAGCGCGCGGGGGATCTCGGGTCTCAGCACGGTATTGTCCGGCGTCTACATCGAAGGCGCCTGGGACCAGGACCGGGGCAGTGCCGAAATCAGTTTTGAAGGGGCCGACCGGCCGCCCCTTGTGCAGCCGGGCCGGGGTGGGCGGCGGATTACCCTGCGCACCAACGACGGGCGGATGATCTCCGAAGGCGCGCCGGTGCTTTTCCGCGGCATCGAGGTTGGCCGGCTGGAAAGCCCGCGTCTGACCGTCAGCGGCAACAGCATTGTTGTCGATGCCTTTATCGAGGCGCCCCATGACCAGCGGATCAATTCGGCGACGCGTTTTTGGGATACATCCGGCTTCTCGGTTTCCATTGGCGCCAGCGGGCTGTCGCTTGATGTGGATAGCATCGCTTCGCTGGTGGCAGGCGGGATCGAGTTCGACACGGTATTCGATGGCGGCCGACCGATCAGTTCGGGCGCCGTCTTCGACATCCACCCGGATGAGGCCGCAGCCCGCCGCACGGCCTTTGCCCGTTCGCTGACGGGCGGGGTCGCGGTTTCGGTTGCCTTTGGCGAGTCGGTTGCTGGCTTGACCAGCGGCGCCGCGGTCAAACTTGGCGGGGTGAAGGTCGGCGAGGTCAGCAGTCTGAACGCCGCGATCGAGAACGGGACCGACGAGGCAGAGGTCAGGCTGATTGCCAAACTGATGCTTGAACCGTCGTTGATGGGCCTGCCGCCGGGAGCGGGCGAGACCGAAGTGCTGGATTTTCTGGAGCAGGCGACCGCAGGCGGTCTGCGGGCCAGGCTGGCTGCGGCCGGGCTGTTCAGCTCTGAGCTGATTGTTGAATTGGTCACCTTGGATGCGGCGGAGCCTGCACTCTTCAATCGCAACGCGGAGCCCTTCCCCGAATTGCCCAGTGCGCCCTCGGACCTGCCCGATTTTACCGCAACCGCAGAAGGCGCATTGGAGCGGATCAGCGAGCTGCCCGTCGAAGAGCTGATGGCGCAGGCGATCGCGACCTTGGCCAGCATTGAATCCCTGGCCTCCGCTGAGAGTACCCGGCAGGCGCCTGCGGCGGCGGTGGCCCTGCTGGATGAGACCCGGTCGCTGGTCGCGGACCCGGAGACGCGGGCGCTGCCGGGGGAGCTGCGTGCAGCTGTGGCTGACCTTCGCGATATTCTGTCTGAGTTGCAGCAAGGCAGAGCGGTGGCCAGTTTGACAGAGGCTTTGGAGCAGGGCAGCCAGGCCGCATCCAGCCTCGCGGCGGCATCGGAGGAATTGCCGGCGCTGGTCAGCGATTTCCGCGCCCTGGCAGCCAAAGCCAACGCATTGGAAGCCGAAGAGTTTATCCGGTCCGCCAGCCAGCTGATGCAAAGCGCTGACAGCATGATCGATTCCGATGGCGCGCGCGCGCTGCCTCCGGCCCTGACCAGCGCGCTGGATGAAATGCGCCTCACCCTGTCGGAGCTGCGCGGCGGCGGGCTGGTAAACAACGCCAATGCGACAATGGCCTCGGCCCGCAGTGCTGCCGATACCGTCGCGGCCGCAGCCGAGGGGCTGCCGGCGCTCTCAGCCCGGCTGGAACGGCTGGTCGCACAATCCGAGACCTTGATCACAGCCTATGGCGCTCGCTCGAACTTCAACTCCGAAGCGCTGGATGCGCTAAGGGAGTTCAAATCGGCCGCCCGTTCGGTCTCCCAGCTTGCCCGCAAGATTGAACGTGACCCGAATTCCCTTTTGTTTGGAAAGTAA
- a CDS encoding GlxA family transcriptional regulator gives MSDVTICLQNQTKRPQSVVIMGLADVLLMDVAGPAQVFTSTNKILGWQAYDIAIVSEDGADVVTDTGLTLRAHGTFATMTQADVFIVPGGPVVDQRLDDPLLQRFLTRMDPHVRRFVSICSGSLLTASAGLLNGRKATTHWERVDLARARFPGVNWHLDEIFTHDGKFHCSAGVTAGIDLALSLVEVDHGRRVALGVAREMVVFMQRQGGQSQYSEPLKAQATSSKRLTELYNLIEQDPSAAWSVSRMAEIAGATERTLHRDFTHEFGQTPSRFVEERRLAVARIYLERSRKPIKEIAALSGYMTEQKMRRSFMKLLGILPTDYRNRFGETAIGGDHSNR, from the coding sequence ATGTCAGACGTGACCATCTGCCTTCAAAATCAGACAAAGCGCCCTCAATCTGTTGTCATCATGGGCCTCGCCGACGTCCTTCTGATGGACGTGGCCGGTCCGGCACAGGTATTCACATCCACAAACAAGATCTTGGGTTGGCAAGCTTACGACATTGCCATTGTAAGCGAGGACGGCGCGGATGTTGTAACCGACACAGGATTGACCCTCCGCGCTCATGGAACCTTCGCAACCATGACCCAGGCGGATGTCTTCATCGTTCCGGGCGGCCCCGTTGTCGATCAACGGCTTGATGATCCGCTCCTGCAACGTTTTCTGACGCGAATGGACCCTCACGTAAGGCGGTTCGTTTCGATCTGCTCAGGTAGCCTCCTTACCGCCTCCGCCGGGCTATTGAACGGTAGAAAGGCCACGACACATTGGGAACGGGTAGACTTGGCCCGCGCGCGGTTTCCGGGTGTCAATTGGCATCTGGACGAAATTTTCACCCATGACGGCAAATTTCATTGTTCGGCAGGTGTGACGGCCGGGATTGATCTCGCCCTTTCACTTGTTGAAGTGGATCACGGACGGCGGGTTGCCTTGGGCGTCGCTCGGGAAATGGTGGTGTTCATGCAAAGACAGGGAGGACAATCTCAGTACTCAGAACCGCTCAAGGCACAGGCGACATCAAGCAAGCGTTTAACCGAACTCTATAACCTCATCGAACAAGACCCGAGCGCCGCCTGGAGCGTGTCCAGGATGGCCGAGATAGCAGGTGCGACCGAGCGGACGCTGCACCGCGATTTCACACATGAATTTGGCCAAACCCCCTCGCGCTTCGTCGAAGAGCGGCGGCTTGCAGTCGCCCGAATATATCTGGAACGCAGCAGGAAACCCATTAAGGAAATCGCCGCGCTGTCAGGATATATGACTGAACAGAAAATGCGGCGCAGCTTCATGAAACTGCTAGGCATCCTGCCAACCGACTATCGGAACCGGTTCGGGGAAACCGCCATTGGTGGTGACCACAGCAATCGCTGA
- the rimK gene encoding 30S ribosomal protein S6--L-glutamate ligase, with amino-acid sequence MKIALLARNANLYSHKRLVEAAEERGHEIHVINTLRCYMNIASRRPEIYYNGEKLEGYDAVIPRIGASVTFYGMAVLRQFEMMGVYPLNESVAIGRSRDKLRSMQLLARDGVGLPVTTFAHDPKQTEEVLELAGGAPLVIKLLEGTQGLGVVLADTNRSAKSVIEAFRATDTNILIQEFIKEAGGTDIRAIVIGGRVIAAMKRTGAEGEFRSNLHRGGSAQLIKLSPEERSTAVRAAKSMGLNACGVDMLRANHGAVVMEVNSSPGLEGVEKATGLDVAGKMIEFIEKNAKPGKTKTKGKG; translated from the coding sequence ATGAAAATCGCGTTGCTCGCCAGAAACGCCAATCTCTATTCCCACAAACGGCTGGTGGAAGCCGCCGAGGAACGCGGTCACGAGATCCACGTCATCAACACGCTGCGGTGCTACATGAACATCGCGTCGCGGCGCCCGGAGATTTATTACAACGGGGAAAAACTGGAAGGTTACGATGCGGTCATTCCGCGGATCGGGGCCTCTGTCACCTTCTATGGCATGGCGGTTCTGCGCCAGTTCGAGATGATGGGTGTCTACCCATTGAACGAGAGCGTGGCGATCGGGCGGTCGCGCGACAAACTGCGCTCAATGCAGCTTCTGGCGCGCGACGGGGTTGGCCTGCCGGTGACGACCTTCGCCCATGATCCCAAGCAGACCGAAGAGGTGCTGGAGCTTGCGGGCGGTGCGCCTCTGGTGATCAAGCTGCTGGAGGGGACACAGGGGCTTGGCGTTGTTCTGGCCGACACGAATCGCTCCGCGAAATCGGTCATTGAAGCGTTTCGTGCGACCGACACGAATATCCTGATCCAGGAGTTCATCAAGGAAGCCGGCGGGACCGACATCCGCGCGATCGTGATCGGGGGACGGGTCATCGCGGCGATGAAGCGTACCGGGGCCGAGGGGGAATTCCGGTCCAATCTGCATCGTGGCGGCTCGGCGCAATTGATCAAACTGTCGCCGGAAGAGCGCTCAACCGCCGTGCGGGCTGCGAAATCCATGGGGCTGAATGCCTGTGGTGTCGACATGCTGCGTGCAAATCACGGGGCGGTGGTGATGGAGGTGAATTCCTCCCCCGGACTGGAAGGCGTTGAAAAGGCGACCGGTCTTGATGTTGCTGGCAAGATGATCGAGTTCATCGAGAAGAACGCCAAACCCGGCAAAACCAAAACGAAGGGCAAGGGCTAA